A window of the Salifodinibacter halophilus genome harbors these coding sequences:
- a CDS encoding ATP-dependent Clp protease ATP-binding subunit ClpX, which translates to RKLVAGPGVYICDECIELCTEIVEEELGNEEEFEFKDVPKPMEIREILDEYVIGQDEAKKSLAVAVYNHYKRINSG; encoded by the coding sequence GCGCAAGCTCGTCGCCGGCCCGGGCGTTTACATTTGTGATGAATGCATTGAATTGTGCACGGAGATCGTCGAGGAAGAGCTTGGAAACGAGGAAGAATTTGAATTTAAAGACGTGCCGAAGCCGATGGAGATCAGGGAAATTTTAGATGAATACGTCATCGGCCAAGATGAGGCGAAAAAATCGCTCGCCGTTGCGGTTTACAACCATTATAAACGGATCAATTCCGGCA